The Gemmatimonas aurantiaca T-27 DNA segment CGACGCTTGTACGCCAACAGTTCGTTGATCACCTGTTGCACCGCATCAGGGTCGATGTCCTGCAACTGGTGGGCGGTGTTGCCGTTCTTGAGCGCCGTGTACACCGAAAAATTGACGCCACCGCCCAAAGCGGCGGCCCGTTCGACAATCGGCAGGATCTGATCGAGATTGTCGTTCTTGATCACCGTATTGAATCGCACGCCGCCGATGCCAGCCGATCGCATACGTGGTACAAGGTCCAGGATCTTCGACGTGAGCCCGGGGATGCCACGCGCGTCATCATGCCGACCGTCGAGATAATCGAGCGAGATGTTGAACTGATCGACCCCGGCATCCCACAGCGACTGCGCCCGTTCGAGCGACAGCATGGCACCATGCGTGATGAGCTGCACGTAGGTGAACCGCACCGCCTCACGCACGGAGCGCACGATGTCTTCGAGATCGCGCCGCAGGGTGGGCTCGCCACCGGTGAACGTGACGAGCATGGGCGAAAAATGCCGCGCGATATCGGCGAAGCTCTTCAGCTCATGTGCCTTTTCGGATGCCGGCGTTTTCCAGTAGTCACAGAAGCCACAACGCGCGTTGCACCGCATCGTGACCTCGAAGTTCAGCAACACCGGACGACGGCGCGCCCGCAGCCACGCGTACTTGCCCAGGAAGATCGGCACATGCCACGGCCGATACCGACTGGACAGCATCAACCGCCCCGCATGGGGAGTTTGATGCCTTCGCGCGCGGCGGTCTCGATGGCAATGTCGTATCCCGCGTCGGCATGACGGGCTACACCGATCCCCGGATCGTTCGTGAGCACCCGTTCGAGGCGACGGCGCATGCGCTCGCTACCATCCGCTACAATCACCTGTCCGGCGTGCAGCGAATTGCCGATACCGACCCCGCCGCCATGATGGAACGACACCCAGCTCGACCCGCTCGCCACGTTCAGCAGCGCGTTGAGAATGGCCCAGTCGGCAATGGCATCACTGCCGTCTTTCATGGCTTCGGTTTCGCGGAACGGTGATGCCACACTGCCGGTATCGAGATGATCGCGGCCGATGACAATGGGTGCCGACACTTCACCACGCGCGACGAGATCGTTGAGCGCCAGCGCGAAGCGGGCACGATCGCCCTGCCCCAGCCAACAGATACGCGCCGGCAGTCCCTGAAACGCGATGCGCTCGCGCGCCAGCGTGATCCAGCGCTTGAGTTGCTGATCTTCCGGAAAGAGTTCGAGCACCAGTTCGTCGGTCCGTGCGATATCGGCCGGATCACCCGACAGCGCCACCCACCGGAACGGCCCCTTGCCTTCGCAGAACAACGGACGGATGTATTCGGGCACAAACCCGGGAATACGGAACGCATCGTCCACACCGGCGTCGAATGCGACCGTACGGATGTTGTTGCCGTAGTCGAATGCGATCGCGCCACGATCCTGCATGGTGCGCATGGCTCGCACATGTTCCACCACGCTGGCGGTCGCCCGCGCCATGTACTCCTGCGGCTGTGCAGTCCGCAACGCCGCTGCGTCCGCAAGACTCAGCCCCTGCGGCAGATATCCCACCAGCATGTCATGCGCGCTGGTTTGATCAGTGACGACGTCTGGCGTGATGCCGCGGCGCACCAGTTCCGGCAGGACATCGGCGGCATTGCCGAGCAACGCCACGGAGAGCCCGACCCGCTGGGCCTGCGCATCGCGCAACCATGCCAGGGCTTCGTCGAGGGAGGTGGTCTCCCGATCGCAGTAGCGGGTCTCGATGCGTTTGGCGATGCGCGTGGGATCGATCTCCACCCCCAACACCGCCGCGCCGTGCATGGCCGCCGCGAGTGGCTGCGCGCCACCCATACCACCGAGACCGGCCGTCACCACCAGTCGCCCTTCGAGGGTGCCTCCGAAGTGCTTGGCGGCCACCGCACCAAACGTTTCGTAAGTGCCCTGCACGATGCCCTGACTGCCGATGTAGATCCACGAACCGGCCGTCATCTGCCCGTACATGGTCAGGCCCAGCTTCTCGAGGCGACGAAACTCATCCCACGTCGCCCAACGTCCCACGAGATTCGAGTTGGCGATCAACACCCGTGGCGCGTCCGCATGCGTGCGAAACACCGCTGCCGGTTTGCCGCTCTGGACCAGCAGGGTTTCGTCGTCCGCCAACGTTTCCAGCGTGCGCACGATGGCATCGAACGCTTCCCATGAGCGCGCCGCTCGGCCGGTACCGCCGTACACGACCAGATCATCGGGACGTTCGGCAACCTCGGCATCGAGATTGTTCATCAACATGCGCAACGCGGCTTCCTGCTCCCATCCACGACAGCGCAGGGTGCTACCGCGGGGGGCACGCACCGGACGGGCACCGGCGGACGGCGAAGCAGCAGATGACAACGGGCTCATATCACAACCGAACTGGTAAGGTCATCGAAGGCGCCTGACGCGATGGCGTTCGCGAGGCGGGTGATGTCGGGACCGGGCGGGCGGTCGCCGTCGGAGCGTGCCACATGCTGGCGCACGAGGGCGTGGGCCTGTTCCACCGCGTCACTGCTGCGCAGCGGGCGCCGATGCTCCAGCCCTTCCGCCGCGCAGATCAGTTCGATGGCGAGCACGTGACGCAGATTGCGCACCGAACGGCGCAGACGGGTCGCCGCACCCATGGCCATCGGCACCACGTCTTCCTTGTTGCCGTCGGTGGGAATGGAGTCGACGCTGTGTGGATGAGCCAGGGCCTTGCACTCGCTGGCCAGTGCTGCGGCGCTCACCTGCGTCATCATGTGCCCGGATTCGAGCCCCGGTGATGCGGCAAGGAACGGCGGCAACCCCTGGTTGAAATCGGGGTGCACGAGGCGATCCGTGCGGCGCTCACTGATCACGGCCAGATTGGCGCAAATGATGGCCAGGAAGTCGCTCACCATGCCGACGGCCTGTCCATGAAAATTGCCACCGCTCAACAACTCCCCCGTGTCGAGCACGAGTGGATTGTCGGTCGCCGCATTGAGTTCACGGTCGATGATACCACGGGCAAAGCGCAGCGTATCCAGCGCCGGTCCATGCACCTGCGGCACACAGCGCAGCGCGTAGGCGTCCTGCACGCGGGGATCACCGTGGCGATGCGACTCCCGAATCTCACTGGGCATGAGCAACGTGCGCAGCAGCGCCGCCGACTCTGCCTGTCCGATCTGTCCGCGTGCGTTCTGGATGCGCACATCGAACGCGTCAGGGGTGCCGAGCAAAGCTTCGAGACTCATGGCCGTGGCGACATGCGCGACTCGCCACAACGACGTCAGCTCCGCCGCCGCCAATGAGGCCACGGCCGTGTGGGCCTGGGTGCCGTTGATGAGCGCCAAACCTTCCTTGGCCTCCAGCACCACCGGCTCCAGACCCACCACCTGCAGCAGTTCGGCCGACGGTCCTTCGCGATCACCCAGACGTGCGGGGCCTTCACCGATCAGCGCCAGGGCCAGGTGCGCGAGTGGGGCCAGATCACCGCTCGCGCCCACACTGCCCTGCTCCGGTACCACGGCCCAGACGCCGGCATTGAGCATGTCGAGCAACCGCTCCACCACGGACGCCCGCGCGCCCGCATAGCCCGTGGCGAGCACATTGGCCCGCAGCAGCATCATGGCGCGGACCTCCCGCTCGGGCAGTGCATCGCCGACTCCGGCTGCGTGGCTGCGCACCAGATTGCGCTGCAGCGCAGCAAGCTGCGGGGTCGCGATGGTCACTTCGGACAGTTTGCCGAAGCCCGTGTTGACGCCGTACACCGGCGCGCCGTGGTCGACCGCCGCCTGGACGACTCGGCGTGTGGCCTCCATGCGCGCACGCGCATCGGCCGCGAGGCCAACGGGCATCCGGTGATCTGCCACCGCCAGCACATCGGCGATGCGCAGGGAACGACCATCGAGTTGCAGCACCAGGTACTCCTGACAATCAGGGGGCGGGAACGTCAGGGACGCCGCGCAGGGACGTCCGGCAGGTGAGCGGCCGCCTGGGCGATCCGCTCACCTAAGATGCTCAAAAGTTGTTCGACCGATAAGTCTGGCGGTCGTAATTGAACTTGAGCTCGGGCTGCGCCTTCAGCGCGATGAAGAAATTGAAGGCGAAGGTCCCACTGGGGGTCTGCGAGAACGCGAACACGGCGTTCCAGTCATGCATCGCGCGCTGGAGCCCGATCTGCTGACTCGAGAAGCGCGAACGCACCACGTCGTACTGGGTGGTCCACTGTGCCGCCCAGTTCTGCGTGATGTTGAACGACATGGTCGCATTCACGTTCTGGGTGGGTGGCTGAATGAAGATCGGCGCACCGATGGCACTCTGCCCACTGTTGGCGCCGGTGGGGGGCGCACTCAGCGCGTTCTGAACGCACAGATCGTACGCCAACACACCTTGCAGTCGCTGAGCCTCACACAGCGATTCGGGATTGTTGATGATCTGTGTGCCGCCACGGGGGGGGCGCTGACGCGCGGCGTTGTACTGAATGTTCAGATTCCAACCCTGTCCGGTTGGAAGCGCCATCTGCATGCCACGCATGTTGCCACCACCGGCCGCATTCATATTGCGCGACTGCCGGTCGACGGTCTGGTCGTTGGTATTCTGCCGATTGGCTGCGGTCGTACTGTCGGTGTCGAGCGTCGCCTTGCGTCCGAACAGGCGTCCTACCAACGCCACCAGACCCGACTTCCCATCGAGCGAGAAGGTGACGCCGAAGTCGGTACGATACGGGTCGAAGGTCACCGTATCCGACTGCATGTCACCGAGAAACAGGTCATACGACGTACGGAAGTCGAAGCCCGGCAACAGGTCGGTGCGACCACCGATGGTGAACGTACGTTCCGCGATGCCATTGCCGAGGGTATCGGCGCGTACAAAGTCGTACGACAACGAGGAGAAGTTGAGCGAGAGCAACTTGATCTTGCGACCAGCCCCCTCGCCGGCATCCACCGAATCGGCGGGCGGGCGCAGCTTGGCTTCGAGGTTGGTGGCGAGGCTCAGACCGACCCGGTTCTGCTTGAGTGCGCCCACATACCCCACCCGCGAGCGACCCATCGCCTGCAGAAACTCATCGGACACCGAGGCTTGCGGGGAGTACGAATAGCTGATGCCAGGCGTGATGGAGTGACGCAGCCGGGCAATCGGTCCGAGGCCCGGCAACATGGCATACAGCGTCGGCGACGCCGACACCGTGTAGTTGAGGCGCTTGCTCTGCTGCACCCACTTGCCGCCGCTCCGCTCCGTCCGCATGAACATGCCGGCCCCGTTTTCCACGTTGGCCAGCGTCACGGAGGGAGAAACGTTCCACGAACCTTGGAAGAAACGCGGCAGGTTGAACGACGTCTGCCAATCAAAGTTCGTTTCGAAAGTCTTCGCGAAAATGCGGGTCACACGCTGTGACGTGTCCCGCACCCCGACGATTTCACGCTGCTCCGGGAAATCCCGGAACTGCTCGTTCATCGTGAACGAGTTCTGCCACTGAAAGTCCCACAGCTTGATCGGCGTATCGAACTGAAACTGCGTGTTGCGCCGGCTCGCGTTGAATCGCGTGCTGTCGATACCACCGTCGGACCGCGGATTGTACACGAAGGGGAACTGCAATCCCTGATCGATGCGACTCTGTCCCGAGATGGCCAGGCGCATGGACGGGGTCCAGGTGGCCGGTCCGGCTTCGAGCGAACCCGTCGTCACGTTGATGGATGGGAAGTCCATGTCCACCTGCGTGCGCCCGGGATACTGCACCCGTGAACCACCGACATTGATCTGCGCCGGCCCGATCTTGGTCTGGTAGTTGAGCTGCGAGCGGATCGTGGCATTGGCGGCGACCGGATTCACGGTGGTCGCGCGCTGGATCATCGTGTTCTGCACCCAGTTCAGACGGGCCGTCAGACGGGTGTCCCGCGAAAAGTCCTGGTTGTGATTCCACGTATAGGACGTGTTGGTCGTCCCGTTGCGGAGCCCCATGTAGCTCGACGCAAATTCACCGGTCACGAAGCGATCGAGCCACTTGTATCGCAACTCGGCGTTGCCGCGAATGAACCCCGGGTCGGTGTCTGAGCTGCGCGCTCCGCTGCGCCAATCGAACGACGTTTCGAAATTCATGAAGTCGTTGATGGCCAGGAAGTAGCCGATGTTCTGCACACTGCGTCGGTAGGACGGGCTGTTCCGGAACAGTTCGGCCATGCCGAAGTTCGGTGTCAACAGACCGCTGCGACGCCCGGAGCGAATGTCCTGGAAGAAGAACGGAATCCAGAACACCGGCACTTCACCGATATAGAGCACACCGGGACGGGCCACCATCACGTTCTGCGAAATGAACTTCATCTCGCCCGTCGTGAAGTGGAAATGGGGCTCGGTGTGATCGCAGTAGGTGAACGACCCGTTTTTGGCGAACACGATGTGCCGCCCGGCCACCACGGTGTCACTCACCAGGGCACTGCGCTGGGCGCTGAGATACAACCGCTGCCCTGATGTGACCGACGTGGAAAATGCGCCGGTGAAACCCTGCTTGGAATTCAGGTCGTACTCGATGCGGCCATTGGCGATGAAGTCATCGGCGTCGGCCTGCGTGGGATCGCGGAGCAGCACCGAATCGCCCAGCGCCACCACCTTCTTGGTGGAGTCGTTGTACGTGATCGAATCGCCGACCAGCATCGTTTCATCGCGCTGTACGCCGGACGGCTTGCCCTGCAGCGTGAGGATGCGGGTCTGGGCATTGAACTGCACGGTGTCACCCTGATACTGCACCTTCTTGTACCCCATCTTGTCGAGCAACTGGCGCATGATGGAGTCAGGCGTAGCCCACTCGAACACCTTACGATCCTTGCTCAGGCCGCGCAGGCTGTCGGCCACCGCGCTGTCGCGGCGCGTTCCTGGCTGGGCCGGACGCACCGGCGGCTGACCGGTCGGTCGCGGCTGGGCCACGGCGTCACCCAACGGCACACCCATCGTCACCGCCACCACGGCCGTCAGGCGTCGCAGCAGTACGGTCTGACGAGACGTCCAACCGGCCAATCCGATCACGCGACCTCGACCGCCAAGCGGCGCTCACGGCGGCGCGCGATGAAGCGCGAGACCGTGATGGAAGCTTCATACAACATGTACAGCGGAATCGTGAGCAACAGCAGCGACGTGGGGTCACTGCCTGGCGTGATGAGGGCAGCAGCGATCAGGCAGCCGACCACGGCATGGCGACGAAATCGCGACAGGTATTCCGGTTGCACGATCCCAAGGGCTGACAGCAGCGCGATGACCACCGGCAACTCGAAGATCGCTCCGAACGCCAGACACATCGCGGTGACAAACGACATATAGCCGTCCACCGTCTGCATCGTGTTCACCGATTCACTCTCGAAGCTCGCATAAAACGCCAGCGTGACCGGCAGCACGTACTCGAACGCGAGCGCCATACCGGCGAGAAACAGCAGTGCCGCCGCCACCAGCGCGGGGATCACCACCTTCTTCTCGTGCCCGTAGAGCGCTGGGGAAAGGAATCCCCACACCTGCCACACCACAACCGGCGATGCGGCAATCACCCCAAGGGTGATCGACGCGTTCATCACAATGTCAAACAGGTCACCCACGTGCGTGACCATCAGCGGCTGCCGCAAATACGGCTGAATCGGCTGGGCGAGGATACCGACGATGTCGATGCGCTTGGTATAGAGCAACGAGAACGCGCCTATCACGCCGATGGCGATGGCGACGGCGCACTTGAACAACCGCCAACGCAGTTCCTCGAGGTGCTCGAGAAACGGCATTTCCCCCGGTGTACTCCCTGCCATCGAATGCTCGTCCTGACGTGCTCGCCGCGTGAAGTCAGCGCAGCGTCTTGAGGGTCTCTTCCGCCAGCGCCGCTTCATTGCTGCGCGGGTACTTCGCGATGACCTGCTCGAACAACTGCTTCGCCTGGGTCGCATTGTTCTGGCGCAGCAACAACTGTGCGCGCTTGTACAATGCCGTCGGCGCCTTGGCCGACGTGGGATGGGCGCTTACCACCGCCGCGTAGGCCGCGTCCGCTGCTGCCAGGTTGTTCTCCTTGGCCAGCGATTCCGCGATCCAGTACTGCGCATCCGGCACGTAGTCCGACGTCGGATAGGTGGTGATCAACTCCTGAAACAGCGTACGCGCCGTAGACGTGCTCCCGCGGTTCAACTGATCCATGCCGTTCGTGAACAGTTGATTGGGGCCTGGGCCCGTCGGGGGCATCGCCGCGGTATCCACGGGGGCCGGCGTCGCGGCCGGGGGATTCCGTGGACTACCCGACGCGGTTGGCGGGCCACTTGGCTGACCGGTGGGGGGCAGCGCCGGGGCTGGAGCCGCGTTGTTGCGGGCCTCGAGCTCGGCGCGCAATCGACCGATGGTTGCCTGGCTTTGTCCCAACAGCGTCTGCACCTGCAGCAATTGCTCGCGGATGGCGCGCATTTCGCCGCGCACATCTCCCTGAATGCTCACCGTCCGGGCACCGACGCGGGACAGCGAGTCGCTGGCCACCTGCAGCAGACGCATCGTCTGCGTGAGCGACTCCTGGTGCTGTTGCTGCTGTCGGAGCATTTCACTGCGTAACGTCAGCACATCGTTCTGCACGATGCGCACATCGCCTCGCGTGGCAAAGCAGCCCCCCGTGGCCAATAAGGCCACGAGGGGAACCAGCCGCCACACACGGTGGGAACGCATGGTCAAACCTCCGGGTGTGGCGGTGAACATCACGGCGCGGGACGCAACTGGTCGCCGCCCGCGGCGATCTCGAATTCATCGCGACGGTTCTTCGACCACGACTCTTCCGACGTGCCCGACACCGCCGGACGCTCCCGCCCGAACGAAGACGTTTCGATGCGCGAGGCATCCACACCACGATCGGTCAGGTACCGCTTGGCCGCTTCGGACCGACGACGGCCGAGCGCAATGTTGTACTCGTCGCTGCCACGCTCGTCGCAATGACCGGCGATGCGGATACGCAGCCCCGGGTTCGCATTGAGGATGGCGAGCTTGGCGTCGAGCGATGCACGGGCTTCATCGCGCAACTCATCGGCATCGTACTCGAAGTAGATCGTCTCCAGCAGGCGCGCACGCGCTTCGGCGATCTTGGAGCGATACGCCTCCATCGTGTCGACCGGCGTCGGCGCGGGCGTCGTGCGCACCGGTGCCTCATTCGTGGGAACCGGAGCTGGGATGGGCGCCGGCGCGGGCGGCTGCTTCTTTTTGCACGCACCGAGTACGAGCGTCGTGGACACCAGGACCGTCAACACACGAGAGACACGCATCATGAATACTCCGAAGCGGGAGGGAAAATGAAGACCGCGCTTACTGCGCGAGCAGTCGGGGCGACCAGGCTGACAAACGAGTTTCCGGACCGAACGTGAGCTGTCGCGTGCGCCCGGTCTCCGTATCCACAATCCACAATTGACGCGTCCCGCTGCGTGTCGATGTGAATACCACATGCCGTGAATCCGGTGCCCATGATGGGTCATCGTTACGGCCATCGTTTGTCACCTGCTTCACCGACTGATCGCGCAGATTGATGGTCATGATCTGAAACGTGCCACCGTTGCGCGACTGGAAGGCTACGAGACGACCGTCGGGAGACCAATCCGGTCCCGCGCGATAGTCCCGATCACCGAATGCCGCCGCCGTCAGCAATTCAGTATTCGTGCCGTCCAGATCACTAATATACACTTCCGGATGCCCTGAGCGATCAGACATGAATGCCAAACGCTGACCATCTGGGCTGAAGCTCGCCTGCGCACTCGCGCGGCCACGCCCCACGGTGATGCGACGCGGTGTCCCACCGTCCATCGACTGCTGATACAAATCCGTTCCAGTATCCGAACCCCGTGCATACACCACGGTGCGTCCGTCAGGCGACACGATCGGCGTCGTGTGTTCCACACCCTGCGCACTCGCCAGCACACGCTGCGCGCCCGTGGACAAATCGGTGAGCATGATCGGATTCCGCACGCCATCGAGCACGCTGTACACGATGCCACGACCACTCGGCAACCACTGCGGCGACATGCCACTGGGCGTCACGGCGGTCACATTTGCGCCATCGCTGTCAATTGTCCACACCCGGCCGCCGCGTGTGAAGGCCACCCGCGTCTGCGCAATGCCGCGCGCACCGGTGATCCACTCCTCCACGCCATCCGACACCCCGTGCACCGCCAGACGCCACGTCGCGGACAGCGCCGGCGTGGGTAGTGGAAAATCACGGCTGTTCTTCACGTTCTTGAGGCCCACATCATGCAACGCCACCCGCACCCAGCCTGACGGCAGCAACGTGGCCTGCACGATCCCGTCCACGCCGAGCTTGGTGAACAGCGCATAGTTGATCGCTCCGTTCACGGCCGGCGCGCTGCTCGATGACACGATCGTGAACCGATCGCTGAAGTCGAGATCACGGCTCACCATGCGGGCGATGGAATCCCCATTGGCCCCGGCGATCGGCAACACGATCAACGTGGTCTTCTGTCCTGGACGGTATTGGATGGACAGACTCACCCCCTTCTCCTGCGCTGCCGCGACACGCGGCACGGCGGCCGCGGCAAGGGTCGCGATGGCGGCGAACATGCCCAGCGTTGCCCGGGCTGGAGCAGCGGGCCGCGCAAAAAGCAGGCGAAGAAGACGATGTGGCATCAGTTGGGGCGCAGAGCGTAGTCGAACGTGAAATACACAACCAGAACGTCATCGGACCATCCGGAGGGCAACGGCCCAAAACTGCGCGTCGACCCGACCGCCTCGACGGCGCCCATGCCGTCCAGGTCATACAGGCG contains these protein-coding regions:
- a CDS encoding radical SAM protein, producing MLSSRYRPWHVPIFLGKYAWLRARRRPVLLNFEVTMRCNARCGFCDYWKTPASEKAHELKSFADIARHFSPMLVTFTGGEPTLRRDLEDIVRSVREAVRFTYVQLITHGAMLSLERAQSLWDAGVDQFNISLDYLDGRHDDARGIPGLTSKILDLVPRMRSAGIGGVRFNTVIKNDNLDQILPIVERAAALGGGVNFSVYTALKNGNTAHQLQDIDPDAVQQVINELLAYKRRRRGVITNSDYYLEQIPRYVRGEMNEPCQSGSTTIHIDPHGQVRRCPDFKPDGPWQSYKGYAPIDCNACFYACRGEAQAPLRLMSRVRDVMATVVPDAEEHVA
- the hutU gene encoding urocanate hydratase, translating into MSPLSSAASPSAGARPVRAPRGSTLRCRGWEQEAALRMLMNNLDAEVAERPDDLVVYGGTGRAARSWEAFDAIVRTLETLADDETLLVQSGKPAAVFRTHADAPRVLIANSNLVGRWATWDEFRRLEKLGLTMYGQMTAGSWIYIGSQGIVQGTYETFGAVAAKHFGGTLEGRLVVTAGLGGMGGAQPLAAAMHGAAVLGVEIDPTRIAKRIETRYCDRETTSLDEALAWLRDAQAQRVGLSVALLGNAADVLPELVRRGITPDVVTDQTSAHDMLVGYLPQGLSLADAAALRTAQPQEYMARATASVVEHVRAMRTMQDRGAIAFDYGNNIRTVAFDAGVDDAFRIPGFVPEYIRPLFCEGKGPFRWVALSGDPADIARTDELVLELFPEDQQLKRWITLARERIAFQGLPARICWLGQGDRARFALALNDLVARGEVSAPIVIGRDHLDTGSVASPFRETEAMKDGSDAIADWAILNALLNVASGSSWVSFHHGGGVGIGNSLHAGQVIVADGSERMRRRLERVLTNDPGIGVARHADAGYDIAIETAAREGIKLPMRGG
- the hutH gene encoding histidine ammonia-lyase is translated as MLQLDGRSLRIADVLAVADHRMPVGLAADARARMEATRRVVQAAVDHGAPVYGVNTGFGKLSEVTIATPQLAALQRNLVRSHAAGVGDALPEREVRAMMLLRANVLATGYAGARASVVERLLDMLNAGVWAVVPEQGSVGASGDLAPLAHLALALIGEGPARLGDREGPSAELLQVVGLEPVVLEAKEGLALINGTQAHTAVASLAAAELTSLWRVAHVATAMSLEALLGTPDAFDVRIQNARGQIGQAESAALLRTLLMPSEIRESHRHGDPRVQDAYALRCVPQVHGPALDTLRFARGIIDRELNAATDNPLVLDTGELLSGGNFHGQAVGMVSDFLAIICANLAVISERRTDRLVHPDFNQGLPPFLAASPGLESGHMMTQVSAAALASECKALAHPHSVDSIPTDGNKEDVVPMAMGAATRLRRSVRNLRHVLAIELICAAEGLEHRRPLRSSDAVEQAHALVRQHVARSDGDRPPGPDITRLANAIASGAFDDLTSSVVI
- a CDS encoding putative LPS assembly protein LptD — protein: MIGLAGWTSRQTVLLRRLTAVVAVTMGVPLGDAVAQPRPTGQPPVRPAQPGTRRDSAVADSLRGLSKDRKVFEWATPDSIMRQLLDKMGYKKVQYQGDTVQFNAQTRILTLQGKPSGVQRDETMLVGDSITYNDSTKKVVALGDSVLLRDPTQADADDFIANGRIEYDLNSKQGFTGAFSTSVTSGQRLYLSAQRSALVSDTVVAGRHIVFAKNGSFTYCDHTEPHFHFTTGEMKFISQNVMVARPGVLYIGEVPVFWIPFFFQDIRSGRRSGLLTPNFGMAELFRNSPSYRRSVQNIGYFLAINDFMNFETSFDWRSGARSSDTDPGFIRGNAELRYKWLDRFVTGEFASSYMGLRNGTTNTSYTWNHNQDFSRDTRLTARLNWVQNTMIQRATTVNPVAANATIRSQLNYQTKIGPAQINVGGSRVQYPGRTQVDMDFPSINVTTGSLEAGPATWTPSMRLAISGQSRIDQGLQFPFVYNPRSDGGIDSTRFNASRRNTQFQFDTPIKLWDFQWQNSFTMNEQFRDFPEQREIVGVRDTSQRVTRIFAKTFETNFDWQTSFNLPRFFQGSWNVSPSVTLANVENGAGMFMRTERSGGKWVQQSKRLNYTVSASPTLYAMLPGLGPIARLRHSITPGISYSYSPQASVSDEFLQAMGRSRVGYVGALKQNRVGLSLATNLEAKLRPPADSVDAGEGAGRKIKLLSLNFSSLSYDFVRADTLGNGIAERTFTIGGRTDLLPGFDFRTSYDLFLGDMQSDTVTFDPYRTDFGVTFSLDGKSGLVALVGRLFGRKATLDTDSTTAANRQNTNDQTVDRQSRNMNAAGGGNMRGMQMALPTGQGWNLNIQYNAARQRPPRGGTQIINNPESLCEAQRLQGVLAYDLCVQNALSAPPTGANSGQSAIGAPIFIQPPTQNVNATMSFNITQNWAAQWTTQYDVVRSRFSSQQIGLQRAMHDWNAVFAFSQTPSGTFAFNFFIALKAQPELKFNYDRQTYRSNNF
- the tatC gene encoding twin-arginine translocase subunit TatC is translated as MAGSTPGEMPFLEHLEELRWRLFKCAVAIAIGVIGAFSLLYTKRIDIVGILAQPIQPYLRQPLMVTHVGDLFDIVMNASITLGVIAASPVVVWQVWGFLSPALYGHEKKVVIPALVAAALLFLAGMALAFEYVLPVTLAFYASFESESVNTMQTVDGYMSFVTAMCLAFGAIFELPVVIALLSALGIVQPEYLSRFRRHAVVGCLIAAALITPGSDPTSLLLLTIPLYMLYEASITVSRFIARRRERRLAVEVA
- the ybgF gene encoding tol-pal system protein YbgF, with the protein product MRSHRVWRLVPLVALLATGGCFATRGDVRIVQNDVLTLRSEMLRQQQQHQESLTQTMRLLQVASDSLSRVGARTVSIQGDVRGEMRAIREQLLQVQTLLGQSQATIGRLRAELEARNNAAPAPALPPTGQPSGPPTASGSPRNPPAATPAPVDTAAMPPTGPGPNQLFTNGMDQLNRGSTSTARTLFQELITTYPTSDYVPDAQYWIAESLAKENNLAAADAAYAAVVSAHPTSAKAPTALYKRAQLLLRQNNATQAKQLFEQVIAKYPRSNEAALAEETLKTLR
- the pal gene encoding peptidoglycan-associated lipoprotein Pal; this translates as MMRVSRVLTVLVSTTLVLGACKKKQPPAPAPIPAPVPTNEAPVRTTPAPTPVDTMEAYRSKIAEARARLLETIYFEYDADELRDEARASLDAKLAILNANPGLRIRIAGHCDERGSDEYNIALGRRRSEAAKRYLTDRGVDASRIETSSFGRERPAVSGTSEESWSKNRRDEFEIAAGGDQLRPAP
- a CDS encoding PD40 domain-containing protein, with translation MPHRLLRLLFARPAAPARATLGMFAAIATLAAAAVPRVAAAQEKGVSLSIQYRPGQKTTLIVLPIAGANGDSIARMVSRDLDFSDRFTIVSSSSAPAVNGAINYALFTKLGVDGIVQATLLPSGWVRVALHDVGLKNVKNSRDFPLPTPALSATWRLAVHGVSDGVEEWITGARGIAQTRVAFTRGGRVWTIDSDGANVTAVTPSGMSPQWLPSGRGIVYSVLDGVRNPIMLTDLSTGAQRVLASAQGVEHTTPIVSPDGRTVVYARGSDTGTDLYQQSMDGGTPRRITVGRGRASAQASFSPDGQRLAFMSDRSGHPEVYISDLDGTNTELLTAAAFGDRDYRAGPDWSPDGRLVAFQSRNGGTFQIMTINLRDQSVKQVTNDGRNDDPSWAPDSRHVVFTSTRSGTRQLWIVDTETGRTRQLTFGPETRLSAWSPRLLAQ